One stretch of Bradyrhizobium canariense DNA includes these proteins:
- a CDS encoding YifB family Mg chelatase-like AAA ATPase gives MVQRVSTVAFEGIEARAVDVQVQVAPGLPAFAIVGLPDKAVSEARERVRSALIASGLALPARRITVNLAPADLPKEGSHYDLPIALGLMAAIGAIPPDALNGFTVLGELGLDGSIAPVAGALPAAIGANSRDEGLICPAGCGAEAAWASPDIQIIAANSLIQIANHFKGTQVLSRPQPKVHEREAELLDLRDIKGQESAKRALEIAAAGGHHLLMIGSPGAGKSMLAARLPSILPPLSPSELLEVSMIASVAGEIQGGALTARRPFRAPHHSASMAALTGGGIRAKPGEISLAHQGVLFLDELPEFDPRVLDSLRQPLENGEVAVSRANHRVTYPARFMLVAAMNPCRCGHAFEPGYSCKRGRIDRCTSDYQTRISGPLMDRIDLRIEVPAVTAADLILPPAAEGSAEVAARVAAARDIQRARYAAAGLAHIRTNAEAPASLLEEIAKLDAQGTKLLRDAAETMRLSARGYHRVLRVARTLADLDGADKIGRLHLAEALSYRALAEDIKRAA, from the coding sequence ATGGTCCAGCGGGTTTCCACTGTCGCGTTTGAGGGAATTGAGGCCCGGGCGGTCGACGTGCAGGTGCAGGTCGCGCCGGGATTGCCTGCTTTCGCTATCGTTGGGCTTCCGGACAAGGCGGTATCCGAGGCCCGCGAGCGGGTTCGATCCGCGCTGATCGCCTCCGGCTTGGCGCTGCCGGCGCGGCGAATCACGGTCAACCTCGCGCCTGCCGACCTGCCCAAGGAAGGCAGCCATTACGATCTGCCGATCGCACTCGGCCTGATGGCGGCGATCGGCGCAATCCCGCCGGATGCGCTCAATGGTTTTACGGTGCTCGGCGAACTCGGTCTTGATGGATCGATCGCGCCGGTTGCGGGCGCGCTGCCGGCGGCGATCGGCGCCAACTCGCGCGACGAAGGCCTGATCTGCCCGGCGGGCTGCGGCGCGGAAGCAGCGTGGGCCAGCCCGGATATCCAGATCATTGCCGCGAATTCGCTGATCCAGATCGCCAACCACTTCAAAGGCACACAGGTATTGTCGCGCCCGCAGCCGAAGGTGCATGAGCGCGAGGCGGAGCTGCTCGACCTGCGCGACATCAAGGGCCAGGAAAGCGCCAAGCGCGCGCTGGAGATCGCCGCGGCCGGCGGACATCATCTGTTGATGATCGGCTCGCCCGGCGCCGGCAAGTCGATGCTCGCGGCACGTCTGCCCTCGATCCTGCCGCCGCTGTCGCCGTCCGAATTATTGGAAGTTTCGATGATCGCCTCGGTCGCCGGCGAAATCCAGGGCGGCGCGTTGACGGCCCGGCGGCCGTTCCGAGCTCCACACCATTCCGCCAGTATGGCGGCGCTGACCGGCGGCGGCATCCGCGCCAAGCCCGGCGAGATTTCGCTGGCGCATCAGGGCGTACTGTTTCTCGACGAGCTGCCGGAGTTCGATCCGCGCGTGCTGGATTCGCTGCGCCAGCCGCTGGAGAACGGCGAGGTCGCGGTGTCGCGCGCCAATCATCGCGTCACCTATCCGGCGCGCTTCATGCTGGTCGCGGCGATGAACCCCTGCCGCTGCGGCCACGCCTTCGAACCCGGCTATTCCTGCAAACGCGGACGAATTGATCGCTGCACCTCCGATTACCAGACCCGCATCTCGGGCCCGCTGATGGATCGCATCGATTTGCGGATCGAGGTGCCGGCTGTGACCGCCGCTGACCTGATCCTGCCGCCAGCAGCGGAAGGATCGGCGGAAGTGGCCGCGCGTGTCGCCGCGGCACGCGACATTCAACGCGCGCGCTACGCCGCGGCAGGGTTGGCGCATATCCGCACCAATGCGGAGGCGCCGGCATCGCTGCTGGAAGAGATCGCGAAGCTGGACGCGCAGGGAACCAAGCTGCTCCGCGACGCCGCCGAAACCATGCGCCTGTCGGCCCGCGGCTACCATCGTGTGCTCCGCGTCGCCCGCACGCTCGCCGATCTCGATGGCGCCGACAAGATCGGCCGGCTGCATTTGGCCGAAGCCTTGTCGTACCGCGCGCTGGCCGAAGACATCAAACGCGCCGCGTGA
- a CDS encoding PAS domain-containing hybrid sensor histidine kinase/response regulator has product MKHSFRIKTRIRRFTRRHPWLVLAVRSFVIFSAAFGGAYGFIAGSRSEHSGYDPNAFAIGASFLFAIACVALATLSMRLRWVHRKLRKVLLHNEALADRNWELKEAEERARSLFESQGDLIILRDAEGRITFANEAYCELAGQPRSALVGSRFSPAILEQGDIALDTNGTRIHDQKIAGPLGPRWIAWREGLVRTDAGQPAEMQSVGRDVTDRTETERALSEARDHADAANRAKSRFLAMASHEIRTPLNGIIGMSGLLLDTPLTPEQMTYAKAVKTSGDALLSLIEELLDYSKIEAGKIDLEHRPFELAALIEDITELLAPRAQARQLEIAAYVDERLPTEVIGDAARLRQVLLNLAGNAIKFTSTGGVALIVEPGIWPNEISFLVRDTGIGIAPEARERIFREFEQANDRIARNYGGTGLGLSISERIVKRMGGRITLESQPGVGSTFEVSVPLVASGGNDSERKPFIAPDLTGQSVMLVAPQTIEASLVARRLQRWGSQTCMVSDIAVAQALLPERSWHAVLFDHAFGANEVEAFGDAARAHATQRIVMFTPAARHELKLTPAFTGYLVKPLRAASLAIRLATAPEVPAPNLAGDPLIDADHAETSAIAPARGLSILVAEDNEINALLIRSLLARLGHHAVITTNGEAALESWLSAKSAGTPYDLVLMDIQMPQLDGIETTKRIRACEAGQPERPTPILALTANTLVEDRYACFEAGMDGFLIKPLDRDKLADALAGLAASRHLAA; this is encoded by the coding sequence ATGAAGCACAGTTTCCGAATCAAGACGCGCATACGCCGCTTCACACGACGTCATCCATGGCTCGTTCTCGCGGTCCGCTCGTTCGTGATCTTTTCCGCCGCTTTCGGCGGCGCCTATGGCTTTATCGCCGGAAGCCGATCCGAACATTCCGGCTATGATCCCAACGCCTTTGCCATCGGCGCGAGCTTCCTGTTCGCGATCGCCTGCGTCGCGCTCGCGACCTTGAGCATGCGGCTGCGCTGGGTACACCGAAAGCTTCGCAAGGTCCTGCTGCATAATGAAGCGCTGGCCGATCGCAATTGGGAATTGAAGGAAGCCGAAGAGCGCGCCCGCAGCCTGTTCGAATCACAGGGCGACCTGATTATTCTGCGCGACGCCGAGGGCCGCATCACCTTCGCCAACGAAGCCTATTGCGAACTGGCCGGTCAACCGCGCAGCGCGCTGGTTGGCAGCCGCTTCTCACCCGCCATTCTCGAGCAAGGCGACATCGCGCTCGACACCAACGGCACGCGAATTCACGACCAGAAAATTGCCGGTCCGCTGGGGCCGCGATGGATCGCATGGCGCGAAGGGCTGGTTCGAACGGATGCGGGCCAGCCGGCGGAGATGCAAAGCGTCGGCCGCGATGTGACCGACCGCACCGAAACCGAGCGCGCACTCAGCGAAGCCCGCGATCACGCCGATGCCGCCAACCGCGCCAAGTCGCGGTTCCTCGCGATGGCCAGCCACGAGATTCGCACCCCGCTCAACGGCATCATCGGCATGAGCGGTTTGCTTCTGGATACGCCGCTGACCCCGGAGCAAATGACCTACGCCAAGGCGGTGAAGACTTCGGGCGACGCCTTGCTTTCGCTGATCGAGGAATTGCTGGATTATTCCAAGATCGAAGCCGGCAAGATCGATCTCGAGCATCGCCCGTTCGAACTCGCCGCGTTGATCGAGGATATTACCGAACTGCTGGCGCCGCGGGCGCAGGCCAGGCAGCTCGAGATCGCCGCCTATGTGGACGAGCGGCTGCCGACGGAAGTGATCGGCGACGCCGCGCGCTTGCGGCAGGTCCTGCTCAACCTTGCGGGCAACGCCATCAAGTTCACCTCGACCGGTGGCGTGGCGCTGATTGTCGAGCCCGGCATCTGGCCCAACGAGATCAGCTTCCTGGTGCGCGACACCGGCATCGGCATCGCGCCTGAGGCGCGCGAGCGAATTTTCCGTGAGTTCGAGCAGGCCAACGATCGTATCGCCAGGAACTATGGCGGCACCGGTCTGGGGCTGAGCATCAGCGAACGTATCGTCAAGCGAATGGGTGGCCGCATCACGCTGGAGAGCCAGCCCGGCGTCGGTTCGACATTCGAGGTGTCGGTGCCTCTCGTCGCATCAGGCGGTAACGACAGCGAACGAAAGCCATTCATTGCGCCCGACCTGACCGGTCAATCGGTCATGCTGGTGGCGCCGCAAACCATCGAGGCCTCGCTGGTCGCCCGGCGGCTGCAGCGTTGGGGAAGCCAGACCTGCATGGTGTCGGATATCGCCGTCGCACAGGCGTTGTTGCCGGAGCGATCGTGGCACGCCGTCCTGTTCGATCACGCCTTCGGAGCAAATGAGGTTGAAGCATTCGGCGACGCCGCTCGCGCCCATGCCACGCAACGGATCGTCATGTTCACGCCGGCCGCGCGGCATGAGCTTAAACTCACGCCTGCTTTCACCGGCTATCTGGTCAAACCGTTGCGCGCGGCTTCGCTCGCGATCAGGCTGGCGACCGCGCCGGAAGTTCCCGCGCCGAACCTCGCCGGCGACCCCCTGATCGATGCCGACCACGCCGAGACATCAGCCATTGCCCCCGCACGAGGGCTCTCGATTCTGGTGGCGGAAGACAATGAGATCAATGCGTTGCTGATACGTTCGCTGCTGGCGAGGCTCGGCCACCATGCGGTCATCACCACCAATGGCGAGGCGGCACTCGAATCATGGCTGTCGGCGAAGTCCGCCGGGACTCCCTATGACTTGGTGCTGATGGACATCCAGATGCCGCAGCTCGACGGCATCGAAACAACCAAACGAATCCGCGCCTGCGAAGCCGGCCAGCCGGAACGGCCGACACCCATCCTCGCACTCACGGCGAATACGCTGGTGGAAGATCGCTACGCCTGCTTCGAGGCGGGCATGGACGGCTTCCTGATCAAGCCGCTCGATCGCGACAAGCTTGCCGATGCGCTGGCAGGCCTGGCGGCTTCGCGGCACCTCGCGGCGTGA